A segment of the Streptomyces sp. NBC_00376 genome:
CGTCTCCATCGCCATCGACGTGTTCGTCATCTGGGCCCTGTGCACGGACCGTTCGAAGGCGGTCATCTGAGGGGAGTGCCGAAGGGGTACGGAGGCCGGGAGGAGGCAGCGGTGGAACTCGTCGCTCTTGCCGCCGAGTCGTACGTCTACGGGTATCCGCTGGTCCGGGACCTGTCGGTGGTCGAAGGCGCCATGTACACGGGCTTCGGTCCGCTGCCGCCCACCCCCTTCAACCACTTCGCGCACGCGGACCGGCCGGTGCCCGCCGACACACCCTTCGTGTCCGTCGGCGACGACACGGTCCGGTCCGTCGCTCATCTCGACCTCTCCGGCGGGCCGGTCCTGCTCCACGTCCCCGACTCCGACGGCGGGCGCCCGGACGGCGCGTACCGTGTGCTGCAGTTCGTCGACGCGTGGACCAACAACTTCGCGTACGTCGGCCGCCGCGCCACCGCCGTCCGGGCCGGTGACTGGCTCGTCGTTCCCCCCGGCTGGGCGGGCCGTGTGCCCGACGGTGTGCTCGGGGTCATCGACGCGCCCACCTCCGTCGTCACCGTCATCGGCCGCAGCGCCTGCGATGCCGGCGGCGGCCACGGTCCGGACGACCCGGGCGGGCCCTACGACCCGGAGCGGGTCCGCGCGTTCCGGGAACAGCTGACCGTCACATACGTCGAACCCGGTACCCATCGCACGGGGCTGCCCGCGCCCGACCCCGACGTACCGGAGGCGCTGCGGTTCTTCGAGCAGCTCAGGGTGTGGATGGCCGACTTCCCGCCGTCCGCGCCCGATCAGGCGTATCAGGACCGGTTCCAGCGGCTGGGGCTGCTGGAGGAAGGGCCCTCGCCCTACGTCCATGCCGATGCCGCCCTTGTGGGCGCACTGACCGAGGGGCTGGCGCGGGGCAGGGCACGGGTGGAGGAGGCGAGCCGGGCCGATGCGGAGCGCGGAGGCTGGGTGATGGAGCCGCATCTCTTCGACTACAACCTCGACCACTACGGCGTCGGGACCATCGACTCCCCCCAGTGGCGGATCGCCGACCGGGAGGCGTCCTACCGGACCAGGGCGGTGGCGGCACGGAGCGCGCTGTGGGGCGTCCACGGTTACGAGGCGGTGTACGCCCACACCCTGTGTGACGCCGGGGGCGAGCGGCTGAACGGGGCCCGCTCCTACGTGCTGCGCTTCGAGGGCCGGCCGCCGGCCGGGGCGGGCTGGTCCCTGGCCGTGTACGACATGGCCGGGTACGGCCCGGCCGGTCAGCGGATCGGCGAGAACCCGGCGGGGCGCGGCTTGGCGTATGCGGAGGACGGTTCGCTGACGGTCCGGGTCCAGAGGGAGCGGCCGGACGATCCGGTCGAGGCGGTGAACTGGCTGTCCGTGCCCGGCGGGGACTTCCGGGCCGTGCTCGGGCTCCGTGCGCCGGGGGCCGGGATCCTCGACGGTACGTACGAGTTCCCCGCCGTCGAACGGGTTCGGTGAGGGGAGCCGGGGACCGGGGGCGCGGGGGAGCGAGGGCGATACGGGCGGTTGTCAGTGGTGCGGTTCACACTTGAGTCATGTGCCGCAGCATCAAGACCCTTCGCCCGCCAGCCATCCCCGAAGAGGCCACCGAGGAGGAGATCCGGGCCGCCGCCCTGCAGTTCGTGCGCAAGGTGTCCGGCTTCCGAGCTCCGGCCGCGCACAACCAGGAGGTGTTCGACCGGGCCGTCGACGAGATCACCGAGGCGACCGTCAGACTGCTGGACGGGCTGGAGGTCCGGGGCGCGGTCAGGACGCCGTAGTGGCCGTGGCGGTCGCCGATGCCGCGGCGGCCGCCTCCGCCGCCGGGCGGCGCATGAGATACGCGGCCAGGGCGCCCGCCATGAACAGGGCGAGGACCGAGACGGCCGTGCCCACCCACGTCGCACCGAGCCACTGGCCGCCGAAGTAGCCGAGGCCCACGCTGTAGACGGCCCATGCCACGCCCGCCAGGGCCGACCAGGGCAGGAATTCCTTGACCTTGCGGTGTGCGGCGCCCGCGCCCAGGGAGACCACCGAGCGGCCGGCCGGGGCGAAGCGGGCGATGATCACGAGGATGCCGCCGCCCCGGGCGAGTGCGGCGCCGAGGCGCTCCTGCGCGGAGGTGAGGCGGCGGGAGCGGGCTATGGCCCGGTCCAGTCGCTCCCCGCCGCGCCAGGCCAGCCGGTACGCGACGAGGTCTCCGAGCACCGAGGCGGTGGCCGCGCAGAGGATCAGGGCGAGGAGCGAGGGAACCTCGGTCACCTGCTCCGAGGCGCCCGCGCCCGCGACGGTCGTCGAACCGGCGGCGGCGGCCGTGGCGGCGGTGATCACCAGGACCCCGCTGGGCAGCAGGGGCAGAAAGACGTCCAGGAGCACCGAAAGGGCGACCACGGCGTAGATCCATGGGCTGCCGGTCAGCGCGCCCACACTCTCAAGCACCTACTACTCCCCGATTCGGAACAACGCCGCGACGTCGCAGGGGAGCGGCAGGAGCGGCAGGGTCAGCTGTAGAGCGTACGCCTGGCGTTCATCCGGTGATCCACAAAATACGAGCGATGTTGGGAACCTCACGTACATCCGGAAATGGGAAGCATCGGTTCCGGGTGTCCTGCCGGATGTACGTGAGGTGTGGTCCGCTGTACGTAGGTGAGGGCGGTCCGCCGTACGTGCGTGAGGCGCGGCCCGCGCCGCGCCGGCTGCGGGAGAGCGGTCCGTGGGCGGCGTGCGCGGGCGGGCGCCGGAGGGTGCGGATCAGACCGTTACGGGCGGTGCCTGCTCGGGTGCGCGGTCCCTGTCGTGCTCCGTGCCGCCCCGGCCGAACAGCCGGTCCAGGGCCAGTGCGCCGGGGCCGGTGAAGACCAGCAGCAGGAACGCCCAGCAGAAGACGGCCGAGGGCTCGCCGCCGTTCTGCAGCGGGAACAGCGCCTCGGGCTGGTGGACCTTGAAGTATGCGTACGCCATGGAGCCGGAGCAGATCAGGGCGGCGATGCGGGTGCCGAGTCCGACCGTCACGAGGGCGCCGCCGACGAGTTGGATGACCGCCGCGTACCAGCCGGGCCAGGTGCCGGCGGGTATGGAGCCGCCGTTCATGGCGCCGCCGAGGACGCCGAAGAGCGAGGCGGCGCCGTGGCAGGTGAAGAACAGGCCGATGACGATCCGGAAGAGGCCGAGTGCGTAGGGCTGAGCCTGGTTCAAGCGTGTGTGCATGGGGGGAGGGCTCCTTCGGTCTGGTGGGGACGTGAACCGATTGAGTGCGTCAGATTAGGGAAACCTCACCAATGCTTGCAAGTTCAACATTCTGTCGGCTGGCTGAAAGTCGCCCCATGGTTCTCGGTCGGGCTTCGGTTCGGCACCGCCTCCAACTGCGAACCTCTCCTTGCTGTCTTGGCCTGAACCAATGACGGCGCAACTTTCCGGCCATTCGGGGTGAGAGGAGTGGATCGGCTGCCGAGCCATGGTCCGCCGGTGGTGTACCACTGGGCCGGTGACGTCTCCGCCCGGCCGTGCCGTGCGGGCGGCCCGCCGGTCCGCCGTCCTGTCCGGCTCCGGCCGGAGCGGAAACCGGCTTCGGGGCGTCCGGTGGCGAGGTGCGCGCGGGCGGGGCAGGTCAGCTGCCGGATGCGGGTCTCGGGGCGCCGCCCGGCGCTTGGGCGGGGGTGCGCGGCACGGCTGCGCAGGTATGGGGCGTATCGCCTGACGGCGAACAGAACGTCGCCGGAGTGTTCGGAGGGGATACGGCTCCGAACACTCCGGCGACGTTCTGTGGACCAGTGGCGGCAGGGGCCGCGGCGGCGACGTGCCCCGGCGCTCTGCGGGCCGGGGCGGCAAAGGGGTTCCCGGGCGGTCGGCGGGCCGGCTCGGTGCCGTGCGCCGGCCACCGCTGCTCCTCGGGCTCCCGGGTTGCGCGGGCGCCGGCCGGGACCGTCCGTACTCGGCTGAAAACGCGCCGGGGGCGGGGGTGGGGAAGGGGTGCGCCTGCGGGTACGGAGCCGTGCGGTGCGCACGGCTCCGTACCTTCGCTCAGCAGTTGTTCAGGATGGACTGCAGGGCGCTCTTCTCGGCCGAGTCGACGGTCAGGTCGTAGTAGTGCTTCACGTGGACCCAGGCGCGTGCGTACGTGCACTTGTACGCGGTGCGTGAGGGCATCCAGTCGGCCGGGTCCTTGTCTCCCTTGGCCTGGTTGACGTTGTCCGTGACCGCGATGAGCTGAGGACGCGTCAGGTCATTGGCGTACGCCTGGCGTTCGGCGGTCGTCCAGCTGCTGGCGCCCGACCGCCAGGCCTCGGCGAGCGGAACCATGTGGTCGATGTCCAGATCGGAGGCGGCGGTCCAGGTGGCGCCGTCGTACTCCGAGTACCAAGTGCCGCTGACGGCGGCGCAGCTGGAGTTCTGCGTCACGTTCGTGCCGTCGCGCTCCAGGACGACCTCGCGGGTGTTGCAGGCACCCGACTGGGTGATCCAGTGCGGGAACTTGTCGCGGCTGTAGCCGCTCGACGAGCCCTCCGCGGCGACGGTCAGTTCGCCGAGGTAGGTGCGGGCGGTGGAGGCGGAGACCGGGGTGGGCATGGCTGCCTGCGCGGTGGGGGCGGTGAGCAGGCCGGTGGTTGCGGCAAAGGCGGCGGATGTGGCGAGGACGGCGATGCGACGCGCGTAGACACCAGACATGCGAACTCCCTTGATGTGGGGGGACCTTGAACGGGTGACCCGTGAAGCCCGGCCATCGTGGCCGTGCCAGGTTTCCGTGGGGTGGGCACCAGGTAACAGAGTGGCGACATGGTCACGTCACATCAAGAGTTCTGACGAACAGGGCTGGGGCATGGGGGCGTACGTCCGCATCTGCGCGGGCGTACGGGCTGACGCGGCGACAATTCAGTGGGGTGGGCTGCTGATTCGCGCGGCTGGTCGGGCCGGACCGGTCGTAGGGTTGCGACGTGCTGCTACCGGTCAACATCACGCTCGGGGTCGTACTCGCCCTGCTGCTCGCGGCGGCGGCCACGGTCGCCGCTCTGGCCTCGCTCGGCCGGTCGCGCGAGATCCTGCTGGCCGGGCTGCGTGCCGCGGTCCAACTCGCCGCCGTCTCCCTGCTCATCGGCTGGGTGGTCCGTTCGCTGCCGCCGCTGCTCGGGTTCGTGGCGCTGATGTACGCCGTGGCGGTACGGACCGCGGGGCGCCGGATCACCCGCAATCGCACCTGGTGGTGGGCGGCGTTGCCGATCGCGGCAGGGGTCGTTCCGGTGGTCGCCCTGTTGCTGCTCACCGGGCTCGTGCCGGTCCGGGGCATCGCGCTGATCCCGGTGACCGGCATCCTCATCGGCGGTGCGCTGACCGCGACCGTGCTCGGCGGAAGGCGGGCGCTGGACGAGCTGACGACCCGGCGCGGGGAGGTTGAGGCGGGTATGGCGCTCGGGCTGCTCGACCGTGACGCGCGGCTGGAGATCGCCCGGCCCGCGGCGTCGGACGCGTTGCTGCCGGGGCTCGATCAGACCCGGACGGTGGGGCTCGTCACCTTGCCCGGGGCCTTCGTGGGCATGCTGCTGGGCGGCGCCTCACCGGTGCAGGCGGGGGCCGTGCAGCTGTTCGTACTGGTCGCCCTGATGGCCGTGCAGGCGGTGGCCGTCACGACGGTGCTCGAACTGGTGGCGCGGGGGCGGCTGCACCGGGAGTGACGTCAGCGTGCGCTGATGTGCAGTCGGATCGAGCCGTCCGGGGCCGCTTCCATCCGGATCTGCGTCAGGTCCTCGACGTGCGCGTCGGGGGAGAGCGCTCCGGCGCGCGGGCCGACGCCCACGATGCGCATGCCCGCCGCCCGGCCTGCCGCGATGCCCGCCTCCGAGTCCTCGAAGACGACGCAGTCCGCCGGGTCGAAGCCCAGCTCGGCCGCGCCCTTGAGGAAGCCCTCGGGGTCAGGCTTGCTGGCGCCCACGCTCTCGGCGGTGACGCGGACGGCGGGCATCCGCAGGCCCGACGCGGTCATCCGGGTCCGGGCCAGCGCCTCGTCCGCCGAGGTGACCAGGGCGTGCGGCAGCGCGGTGATCGCGTCCATGAAGGCGGGTGCGCCGCCGATCGGTACGACGCCTTCGGTGTCGGCGGTCTCCTCGGCGAGCATGGCCCGGTTGTCCGCGTAGTTCTGCTCCATCGGGCGGTCCGGGAGGAGCACCGCCATGGTGGCGTACCCCTGCCGTCCGTGGACGACCTTGAGCGCGGCCTCCGGGTCCAGTCCCTCGCGCAGCGCCCAGCGCCGCCAGCAGCGCTCCACGACGGCATCGGAGTTCACCAGGGTGCCGTCCATGTCCAGGAGGAGGGCGCGGGCGGTGATGACGGTGGCCGGCATGGGCGGGCTCCAGGGCGCGGGGGAGCGACGACGCCGGGAAGCGACGACGCGGGAAAGAGAACAAGCAGCCTCGCCCGCCGGTCAGGGGGTGGCGGGCGGAGGCTACTTTGTTCCATCACGATACAAAAACCTGTCCGAGAAAGCCAATTCCGTCGGTTTCGGGTGGTCGGTGCGGCGGGACGCGGGCGGAGGCGTCGGAACGCGACCGGCTGGTCGTCGACCGATCACTGGCCGGTTGTCTCCGCCTCCAGCGTGCGGCGGGTGCTGGGGCCGTACACCCCGGGCGGATCGCCCTCGATGGACTTGTACGACTGGTAGACGCTCACCGCGTGCTCGACCTGGTTCGTGTAGTCGCCGTCGTCGCGTCCGTGGTACAGCCAGATCTCCTCCAGGCGGCGCTGCAGCTCGGCCACCGCGGGCCCCTGGTCGCCGCGGCGCAGCGTGGGGCCGGCCAGGGGTGCGGGCGGTTCGGCCGGCGGCGGGCTGCTCGCGGGGCGCGACGGTGCGACGGAGGCCGGCGGTGTGGAGGCGGTGGACGCGGAGGGGGACGGCGAGGTGCTGGCCGAAGGTGAGGGCGAGGCCGGTGCGGACGGTGACGCGGAGGCCGACGCGGAGGGCGAGGGCGGTCCGGAGGCCGGTGCCTGCTTCGTCGCGGGGATGCTCGCCTCGGGCACGTCGACCGCCGCGCCGGGCAGGGCCTGCCGCCGGTCCGTGTCCCCGTTGTCGCCACCGCCGAGCAGCCCGGTCGCGAAGGCCGCCGTGCTCACCACGGCGGCCAGGGCCGTCCCCACGGCGACGGCCACGAAGGGGCGGCGGCGCCGAGGGCCGCCGGGCTCCTCGTCGGGCGCCCCGGCGGGAAGACCGGGGCCGTCGTGACCGGCGGCGTCTGGCTGCGGGCCCGCCGTGGTCGGGCCGAGGAGGAGCGGCATCGTCGCGTCCGCGTCCTGCGGGGGGTGGTGCGGTCCGCGCTCCTGCGGGATCTCGTCGCCGCCCGCCGGGGCCCTGTCGACCCCCAGCGTCACGTACGGGCGTATCCGCAACGGATCGAAGTCCTCGGCGGCCGCCATCTCCGCCTTCTCGGCCGCCGACCGCTCGGCGGCCCGTTGCTGCTCGGCGGCCCGCCGCGCACATACGCACCCGGCTCCGGCCCCGGACCCGTCGCCGAATCCGGCTCCGGGTCTGCTGTCCATACCGCACTCCGGGCATATATGTCCGGTCATTGTGGGTCCCTCCCCTTGAATGCCCTGCGATTATGCAGCGCGCCGCCGGAATGCCCAACGCCGAACCGGACGCCGCGCACCGAAGCGCGGCGCCCGCTCCCGTAACGCCGACTCGGCAGGCCATAACGGCACGAAAAGGCCAGGATGGGGATGTAGCGGACCCGAGGAGATGTCCATGGCCCAGCACCTGAGCCCCCCGGCCCCGACCCCGGCCCCCGGCGAGGAGCCCTCCACGCGGTCGGTCCTCGTGCCCATCGGTGCGCTGCTCCTCGGCATGCTCCTGGCCGCACTCGACCAGACCATCGTCTCCACCGCACTGCCGACCATCGTCAGCGACCTCGGCGGTCTGGAACACCTCTCCTGGGTGGTCACGGCCTATCTGCTGGCGTCGACCGCGGCGACCCCGCTCTGGGGCAAGCTCGGTGACCAGTACGGCCGCAAGAAGCTCTTCCAGGCAGCCATCGTCATCTTCCTCATCGGCTCGGCGTTCTGCGGCATCGCCCAGAACATGCCTCAGCTCATCGGCTTCCGGGCTCTGCAGGGCCTCGGCGGCGGCGGGCTCATGGTGCTCTCGATGGCGATCGTCGGCGATATCGTCGCGCCGCGCGAACGCGGCAAGTACCAGGGCCTGTTCGGTGCGGTCTTCGGTGCGACCAGTGTCCTCGGGCCGCTCCTCGGCGGCCTGTTCACCGAGCACCTGACCTGGCGGTGGGTCTTCTACATCAACCTGCCGATCGGCGTCGTGGCGCTCCTGGTGATCGCTGCCGCGCTGCACATCCCGGTCCGCGGCACGAAGCACACCATCGACTACCTCGGCACCTTCCTCATCGCCTCGGTCGCCACCTGCATGGTCCTCGTCGCCTCGCTCGGCGGCACCACCTGGGCCTGGGGCTCGGCGCAGATCATCGGCCTCGCCGTCCTGAGCGTCCTGCTGCTGATCGCCTTCGTGTACGTGGAGCGCCGGGCCGCCGAACCCGTCATCCCCCTGAAGCTCTTCCGGATCAGGACCTTCACCCTCGTCGCCGTCATCAGCTTCGTCGTCGGCTTCGCGATGTTCGGCGCGATGACCTACCTGCCGACCTTCCTCCAGGTGGTGCACGGCATCTCACCGACGATGTCCGGTGTGCACATGCTCCCGATGGTGCTGGGCCTGCTCATCACCTCGACCGCGTCCGGGCAGATCGTCAGCCGCACCGGCCGCTGGAAGGTCTTCCCGATCGCGGGCACCGGCCTCACCGCGATCGGACTCATGCTGCTGCACCGGCTCACGGAGACCAGCAGCACCTGGGTGATGAGCAGCTACTTCTTCGTCTTCGGCGCGGGGCTCGGCCTGGTGATGCAGGTCCTGGTGCTGGTCGTGCAGAACGCCGTCACGTACGAGGACCTCGGCGTCGCCACCTCCGGCGCCACCTTCTTCCGTTCCATCGGCGCCTCGTTCGGCGTCGCCGTGTTCGGCACGATCTTCACCAACCGGCTCATCGACAAACTGACCGTCGCGCTCGCCGGGCAACCGCTGCCCCCCGGGGCCGGTGTGAGCGGGCTGGCCTCCGACCCGCGCGCCATCGGGCAACTGCCGCCCGCGCTGCGGCCGGCGGTGCTCCACGCGTACGCGACGTCGATCACGGACGTGTTCCTGTACGCGGCTCCCGTCGTGCTGATCGCCTTCGTCTTCGCCTGGTTCCTCAAGGAGGACAAGCTGCGCGGCTCGGTGACCGCTCCGGAGGCCAGCGAGACCCTGGCGTCGAACCCGGTCGAGCGGTCCTCGTACGACGAATGCGCCCGCGCGCTCTCGGTGCTCGCCACGCGTGCGGGGCGCCGGGAGATCTACGTGAAGATCACCGAGCGGGCGGGTTACGACCTGCTGCCCGCGGCGAGCTGGATGTTGCTGCGGATCAAACGGCACGGCACGGTCGAACCGGCCATGCTCGCCGACATCACCCCGGTGCCGCTGCGGGTGATCAGCGACGCGGCCCGGCAGCTGGAGGAACGCGGGCTGGCCCGCCGCGAGGGCGTGCAACTGGTGCTCACCGAGGCGGGTTCGGAAGCCGTGGTGAAGCTCGCGGAGGCCCGTGAGGAGTCCATGGCCGAGCTGCTGGGCGACTGGTGGGGGCCGGACCGGCCGACCGACCTGGTCAGGCTCGTCGAGGAGCTGACCGCGGAGACGAACGGGTCGAGCAGGGAACGGCCGCACAGCCCCGAACCGAAGCGGGACCACGCGGCCTGAACCCCACGAGCCCTACGGCCTCGTGCTCAGCTCCTTCGCGAACCAGTGCTCCGCGTACTGCCGCCGGTGGAACGCCGGGACCTCCCGGTAGCCGTGCTTGGCGTACAGCCCGCGCGCCTCGACCAGGTCGTCGCGGGTGTCGAGCCGGAGCGTGCGTACGCCGAAGGCGCGCGCCGCGTTCTCGATTGCCGTCAGGAGCAGTCCGCCACCGCCCGTGCCGCGGTGCTCGGGGCGTACGAACACCCGGGTCAGCTCCGCGGTGTCCGCGTCCACCACCAGCAGTCCGGCGCAGGCGGCCGGTCTTCCGTCGAACCGGCCGACGACGAACTGACCGGTGGGCGGCACGAGCAGGTCGGCCCCGTCGCCGGTGAGCCCCTCGTCGATCTCCTCGACGGTGGCGGGCCGCCCCCAGTACCGGCTGGCGACCTCGTCGTAGTAGTCGCGGCGCAGGAGCGAGGAGTCGGGGGAGTCGAACGGTTCGGGGGTCAGCGTCCAGGTCATGCCGGTCATTCTGACCTGAACACGATCAAGTGGACCAATGGTTTGGCGGGTACCGCCCTTCACCCCGTACGCAAGCATTCGAATCGCCCGGTGCTCATCTCACCGGCGCCGAAGGCGGCACCACGCCCGGCGCCGCACCCGGCGCCGCACGTCGCCGCCGGGCCCGCAGCCCCAGCAGCACCGCGGTGATCGCCACCACGGCCGCGAGCAGCGACAGTACCCAGACGGGGATGCCGCCCACGGTCAGCAACTGGTTCTCGTACACCTTCGTCCGGTACGGGGTGTCGGCGGCGGCCGCGCGCAGCTGATGATCGCCGTGGATCCGCTCCGGCTGCGGGAACGACTGCTCGATCGCGGTGAGGAACACCGGCTTCTCGCCCGTCAGTTCCCGGAGCGCCCTCGTGTCGTCCACCACCGACCGGGGATCGATCCTGCCCGCGTACGTCACCTCCGGCGCATCGCCGCCGATGGAGCTGCGCGGTTCCATCCGGTGCTCGGCGAGGACGTACAGGCCGAGCTGCTGGGGCGTCGAGGCGAGCTTCGACAGCCGCATCGGGTAGACCAGCCGGTCGCTGGCGAAGCGCAGCCGCAGCGGGTCGAGCGAGCCGACGAGCGGAGTGCCGCTGTCCCGGGGCGCGAGGCGGATCGCGACGTACTCCCACTTCTGGTCGACGTAGGGCTTCAGCGCGGTCGCCAGCCGGTCGGGCAGGTCGAAGCCGTTGTCCCGCAGCCACTTCTCCAGCGCCTCCGGGTCGGTCGCGGCCAGCCGTGCCACATCGAAGGGGCCGAGCCGCTCCCGGCCGACCACCTCGACCGCCGGAGCCCCGGCCGACGGAGCGGCGGCCGAGTCCCCGACGCTGCCGGAGCCGGCGAACGGCCAGTCGTGGGAGCGGGGCCAGAAGTAGTGCCTGGTCACGAGTTCCGGCGCGGTGAGGACGGAGAGCTCGGAGAATAGCCCGGGATCACCGAGCTCCACGCTCGCGCGGCGCGGCACCGGCATGATCCAGGCGGCCTCGGGGGCGTTCCCGCGCACCGTGAGCCGCATGACGATCTGCTCGGTCCGGCCGTCCCAGTCCACCACCGACGTCTCCCGGTCGACCGAGACCTGGGCGTCCTTGCTCGGGACCATGGCCCCGCAGCCGCAGGCGTACGCCGGGCTGATCAGCGACCCCAGCTGCAGCGAAACCAGCATCAGCAGCAGTGACAGCGCCCGCGCCGGCCACCCGCGCTCCCCACCCCGCACGCCCCGCAC
Coding sequences within it:
- a CDS encoding GNAT family N-acetyltransferase codes for the protein MTWTLTPEPFDSPDSSLLRRDYYDEVASRYWGRPATVEEIDEGLTGDGADLLVPPTGQFVVGRFDGRPAACAGLLVVDADTAELTRVFVRPEHRGTGGGGLLLTAIENAARAFGVRTLRLDTRDDLVEARGLYAKHGYREVPAFHRRQYAEHWFAKELSTRP
- a CDS encoding HNH endonuclease family protein → MSGVYARRIAVLATSAAFAATTGLLTAPTAQAAMPTPVSASTARTYLGELTVAAEGSSSGYSRDKFPHWITQSGACNTREVVLERDGTNVTQNSSCAAVSGTWYSEYDGATWTAASDLDIDHMVPLAEAWRSGASSWTTAERQAYANDLTRPQLIAVTDNVNQAKGDKDPADWMPSRTAYKCTYARAWVHVKHYYDLTVDSAEKSALQSILNNC
- a CDS encoding MFS transporter; translation: MAQHLSPPAPTPAPGEEPSTRSVLVPIGALLLGMLLAALDQTIVSTALPTIVSDLGGLEHLSWVVTAYLLASTAATPLWGKLGDQYGRKKLFQAAIVIFLIGSAFCGIAQNMPQLIGFRALQGLGGGGLMVLSMAIVGDIVAPRERGKYQGLFGAVFGATSVLGPLLGGLFTEHLTWRWVFYINLPIGVVALLVIAAALHIPVRGTKHTIDYLGTFLIASVATCMVLVASLGGTTWAWGSAQIIGLAVLSVLLLIAFVYVERRAAEPVIPLKLFRIRTFTLVAVISFVVGFAMFGAMTYLPTFLQVVHGISPTMSGVHMLPMVLGLLITSTASGQIVSRTGRWKVFPIAGTGLTAIGLMLLHRLTETSSTWVMSSYFFVFGAGLGLVMQVLVLVVQNAVTYEDLGVATSGATFFRSIGASFGVAVFGTIFTNRLIDKLTVALAGQPLPPGAGVSGLASDPRAIGQLPPALRPAVLHAYATSITDVFLYAAPVVLIAFVFAWFLKEDKLRGSVTAPEASETLASNPVERSSYDECARALSVLATRAGRREIYVKITERAGYDLLPAASWMLLRIKRHGTVEPAMLADITPVPLRVISDAARQLEERGLARREGVQLVLTEAGSEAVVKLAEAREESMAELLGDWWGPDRPTDLVRLVEELTAETNGSSRERPHSPEPKRDHAA
- a CDS encoding peptidoglycan-binding domain-containing protein, with the protein product MDSRPGAGFGDGSGAGAGCVCARRAAEQQRAAERSAAEKAEMAAAEDFDPLRIRPYVTLGVDRAPAGGDEIPQERGPHHPPQDADATMPLLLGPTTAGPQPDAAGHDGPGLPAGAPDEEPGGPRRRRPFVAVAVGTALAAVVSTAAFATGLLGGGDNGDTDRRQALPGAAVDVPEASIPATKQAPASGPPSPSASASASPSAPASPSPSASTSPSPSASTASTPPASVAPSRPASSPPPAEPPAPLAGPTLRRGDQGPAVAELQRRLEEIWLYHGRDDGDYTNQVEHAVSVYQSYKSIEGDPPGVYGPSTRRTLEAETTGQ
- a CDS encoding DUF1254 domain-containing protein, which produces MELVALAAESYVYGYPLVRDLSVVEGAMYTGFGPLPPTPFNHFAHADRPVPADTPFVSVGDDTVRSVAHLDLSGGPVLLHVPDSDGGRPDGAYRVLQFVDAWTNNFAYVGRRATAVRAGDWLVVPPGWAGRVPDGVLGVIDAPTSVVTVIGRSACDAGGGHGPDDPGGPYDPERVRAFREQLTVTYVEPGTHRTGLPAPDPDVPEALRFFEQLRVWMADFPPSAPDQAYQDRFQRLGLLEEGPSPYVHADAALVGALTEGLARGRARVEEASRADAERGGWVMEPHLFDYNLDHYGVGTIDSPQWRIADREASYRTRAVAARSALWGVHGYEAVYAHTLCDAGGERLNGARSYVLRFEGRPPAGAGWSLAVYDMAGYGPAGQRIGENPAGRGLAYAEDGSLTVRVQRERPDDPVEAVNWLSVPGGDFRAVLGLRAPGAGILDGTYEFPAVERVR
- a CDS encoding DUF2277 domain-containing protein, with protein sequence MCRSIKTLRPPAIPEEATEEEIRAAALQFVRKVSGFRAPAAHNQEVFDRAVDEITEATVRLLDGLEVRGAVRTP
- a CDS encoding DUF2330 domain-containing protein, producing the protein MLVSLQLGSLISPAYACGCGAMVPSKDAQVSVDRETSVVDWDGRTEQIVMRLTVRGNAPEAAWIMPVPRRASVELGDPGLFSELSVLTAPELVTRHYFWPRSHDWPFAGSGSVGDSAAAPSAGAPAVEVVGRERLGPFDVARLAATDPEALEKWLRDNGFDLPDRLATALKPYVDQKWEYVAIRLAPRDSGTPLVGSLDPLRLRFASDRLVYPMRLSKLASTPQQLGLYVLAEHRMEPRSSIGGDAPEVTYAGRIDPRSVVDDTRALRELTGEKPVFLTAIEQSFPQPERIHGDHQLRAAAADTPYRTKVYENQLLTVGGIPVWVLSLLAAVVAITAVLLGLRARRRRAAPGAAPGVVPPSAPVR
- a CDS encoding DedA family protein — encoded protein: MLESVGALTGSPWIYAVVALSVLLDVFLPLLPSGVLVITAATAAAAGSTTVAGAGASEQVTEVPSLLALILCAATASVLGDLVAYRLAWRGGERLDRAIARSRRLTSAQERLGAALARGGGILVIIARFAPAGRSVVSLGAGAAHRKVKEFLPWSALAGVAWAVYSVGLGYFGGQWLGATWVGTAVSVLALFMAGALAAYLMRRPAAEAAAAASATATATTAS
- a CDS encoding DoxX family protein, giving the protein MHTRLNQAQPYALGLFRIVIGLFFTCHGAASLFGVLGGAMNGGSIPAGTWPGWYAAVIQLVGGALVTVGLGTRIAALICSGSMAYAYFKVHQPEALFPLQNGGEPSAVFCWAFLLLVFTGPGALALDRLFGRGGTEHDRDRAPEQAPPVTV
- a CDS encoding ABC transporter permease; this translates as MLLPVNITLGVVLALLLAAAATVAALASLGRSREILLAGLRAAVQLAAVSLLIGWVVRSLPPLLGFVALMYAVAVRTAGRRITRNRTWWWAALPIAAGVVPVVALLLLTGLVPVRGIALIPVTGILIGGALTATVLGGRRALDELTTRRGEVEAGMALGLLDRDARLEIARPAASDALLPGLDQTRTVGLVTLPGAFVGMLLGGASPVQAGAVQLFVLVALMAVQAVAVTTVLELVARGRLHRE
- a CDS encoding HAD-IA family hydrolase: MPATVITARALLLDMDGTLVNSDAVVERCWRRWALREGLDPEAALKVVHGRQGYATMAVLLPDRPMEQNYADNRAMLAEETADTEGVVPIGGAPAFMDAITALPHALVTSADEALARTRMTASGLRMPAVRVTAESVGASKPDPEGFLKGAAELGFDPADCVVFEDSEAGIAAGRAAGMRIVGVGPRAGALSPDAHVEDLTQIRMEAAPDGSIRLHISAR